In one window of Chryseobacterium viscerum DNA:
- a CDS encoding porin family protein encodes MKKNIFFIAVFAFSAIFNAQENTKDPASMSFGVKGGYSLSNMKFFGNGIDSKSYFYAGIVAEQPLSSKFSLQAELLYTQLGGKDAYPWYQLVGSEVVDMGDMHFDYKFNQIQVPISVKYYIVPDLSASVGMNLGFNISSKVKMNTVFGETETHNYESLKTLNLFPFLGAEYKINQKFFVDARYNFNFIEINKNNSVPIKIGFLQAGVGYRFK; translated from the coding sequence ATGAAGAAGAACATTTTTTTCATCGCAGTATTTGCTTTCTCAGCAATATTTAATGCACAAGAAAACACAAAAGATCCGGCATCTATGAGCTTTGGTGTAAAAGGAGGATATTCCTTATCCAATATGAAGTTTTTTGGAAATGGAATTGATTCAAAATCCTATTTTTACGCAGGTATCGTAGCAGAACAACCCTTATCTTCTAAATTTAGCTTGCAGGCTGAACTACTGTACACTCAATTGGGTGGTAAAGATGCTTATCCCTGGTACCAGTTGGTAGGCAGTGAGGTGGTAGACATGGGTGATATGCACTTTGATTACAAATTCAATCAGATACAGGTTCCTATTTCAGTTAAATATTATATTGTTCCGGACCTTTCTGCTTCTGTAGGGATGAACTTAGGATTTAACATATCATCCAAAGTAAAAATGAATACTGTTTTTGGAGAGACTGAAACCCACAATTACGAATCTTTAAAAACCTTGAATTTATTTCCGTTCCTGGGTGCAGAATATAAGATTAATCAAAAGTTTTTTGTTGACGCCAGATACAATTTTAATTTTATAGAAATAAATAAAAACAATTCAGTTCCTATTAAAATTGGATTTCTACAGGCTGGTGTAGGATATAGATTTAAATAA